The sequence cgattaaccttagctctaaattagctaataattattatcgtgaCCACATttattgaacgattcatcttttctttctttataacctctattattattattatattattattattatgtgaactttACAGCTATGCACAAAAGAAATTAAGAGATTGGGTGTGAGAAGGAAATAGCTGACAGACTTACTCAAACATTGGAGCAGCTgatgtatattatataatgtatagAGTGATAAGAATAGTTAACAGAGGATCCTATATATGACATTTAGAGCATGGGCAAACCATATGAAATGAACATAAGTTATTTGTGTCAAAGTTTTCTAGAAAATCTGACACTAAAAAGTCCGAAGTCTTTTTCTTAATTGTTCCTAGAGATGAATCTAGATTTATTAAATTCGACGGCAATTTATTCCATACTTTTGCAATTCTAATGAAGTAGAAATGTCTTGAATAGTTATTTCTAGCAAATTTAATTTGAAGGGAATGGCCTGAGCAGCCTGCCCTGGTTTTGGATGAAGTGAAAGATACTAGTTCTCTTATATCGTCCGACTGCTGCTGCATACATTTCACAATAAACATGATATCTTGCAGTTCAAACCATCTCATGAGGGGCAATAACTTTAATTTGCAGAGTCTTGCTTTGTAGTCTGATACATAATCATTAAGGATATATTTTGTGGCTGTGCGTTGCACTTTTTCTAGTGACTTGATATCCTTTATTAATTTAGGTCTCCACAACTGCGAGCAATATGTTAAGTGAGTTCTGACAAGAGACAGATATAATTGTTTCTTTAAATTAGTTGAATAGTTTGTTGGAATGATTCTTCTAATAAGATTGAGTGACATGTAAGCCTTTCCACATATTTTACTATGCTGTTGAGACTATGAGAGATCTTGCGTAACTGTTATCCCTAAATCACGATAAGAATTTACTTGTTCTATGGTGTTATCCTGAACAGAGTAATGACTAGTTTCTTCAGTTTGCTTCAACGATAGTCTAATAGTTTTGCATTTGGACACATTGAGTCCGATATTCCACTTTTCACACCATAAACTCAAAGCATTCAAATCATCTTGCATAAGAATctctacatattggacacaagagctagagcaaagtaagccttttctcctactggaggtacccctatggccaagttgtcaggacctgaaggtaataggacccctataagaagcacctcaagtactcctatctctaagatccctgtgagaagcatcccaggcactctgatcttgtctctgtgagaagcactcttgatcctggagacaggatccctatgaggagcaccccaggcactcctgtctccaaaatccctgtgagaagcaccccaggcactcctgtttctgtgataaagctgcaacatggaattgtttagttcagagtgtctccaacatgaagaacatgcatcaatgacactaacagtctcagcttctagcacccctttatttgtatagtttgctctgtgcctgcaagaattgGCTGTCACTCATGATCATacttagttgggcgtggccccaccctggacgcgaacgtatgcgtccagggtggggccacgcccaactatgtcatactgttctgtgtgtcccaataattatgtagaggttataaagatgaatcgttcaaagaatgtaattaaaagatcgtgataattagctaattagagctaaggttaatcgtgtcctccctcctctgagAAAGACCTCTATcggtgagaggggctgggatctaGGCTAACACCATAGATAatctatgcacacacacacaacacagttaGTGGAGTGGAGTTATATCTTGTAGCCATCTTGTATACCAGCCCTGCCCCCACAATGCAGGTTTACACCATTTACACACAACGCCCCCGCATAATTGTATTCAGTACAACGAACACGTCACACAATAGATAGTatggtcacacacacacacacatagtgcAGTCCAATTAGAGCCAGTGAGCTAATACTTGGTAACATGTTCCACAGCTTTTCCTTCCTCCACAGCACAATCTCCTGCAGGGGGAGGAGGGTTTATATTATACACAACAGTATACGCACTGCAATCGTAATTATAATTCCCTATCGTTAAAACGATTGAATCACTGCATGGTActtacacatgcacaaacgTATTTATGTatcgtagaaactggattattagcgcatgcgcttttgtggtcaatagcagagctctatatacGCTTATAAAatcgagaatgcgcctataatgcagtcgtttcgagccccacccagccaccggatgtctctgtgatgagtgctgactcgcaagctggctagaaagtgagcaagcaaggaaagcaggcaaccctaactggatctatatcatactattatgttacagttcagttcatttacatcattgaaattcatattataaaaacaaaaacattcatattgaccaggaacttggaataaaaggacctcatccatgtctcacattctctcagcattcggacaaggtaacagcatgcccatgcagagagtccttccagatggatatcaccagctatatagctatcatgcactgtacaagctaactagctcattagatgaatcaattctaaaatttcactaataaccatcgcataattggaaaagcctgcagttgagcatgcgcttaaaataaagatacgcttatggtcgagtaagcgctaataatccagtttctacggtagctTACCTACACAGTCTTTCGTACTAAATAGAACGAGATAATATTATAACCCAGTTAGCAATAGAACGTAGAGTACTAGTAGCAGTTTCCATGAAGGCTGCTATCATATAAAGATCagttgtacagtcatgtagcaTCGATTTAAGGACGCGTTATAATTTTTTtctaattacatgcatgcctaAGCGCCGGCCAGCAAAAAAATATTTCAGAAAAGAATACTTGGCGCTCAATTGGAATTATTTTGTGGAGTTGGTTGGCGCTTCTATTAGAGttgtgctgtaattagaagatcGTACACATTGTTtcatgtacactagctacaccACACTCCACCGTTACCAGTAGCAACCCCCTAGcaacaccacaccccctcacctgCTGTTTGAAGTATCTCCTCTCCTCCTCATCCACCAACACGAGGTTGAGGTAGTAGCGGACACCGAACTTCTTGTTAATGTCCCTCATAGTGGGAGTGAGGTCATAGCCTGCCAGGAACAGACGGATGGGGATGGACTCCCCCCTCACTGGAGCACCATCCATGATCTCATACTTGCCCAACTGCTCATTCTCAGTGTAGATAttaggagctgtgtgtgtgtgtgtggggggggggggtaggagctgtgtgtgtgtgtggggggggtaggagctgtgtgtatgtgtgtatgtggggggggggcagttaAACCTGACAACAATCAATGAATTATTCAGTGCTAGAAAAACTGACATTTTCAATGCATAATTGTACTTATAAGCTTGACAACAGACGCGAGGTCACTCAAAGCAACTATAGAGTCCATCAACACATACACTATATTGCAATACTCTGCACAGGAAACTGTAGACAATTATGTAATTACGATAACTACAGTGCAGCAAGTGTACCTGAATATTGTGATTGTTGGTCTGAGTCAATAGAGGGCAGGATGGCATATGACCGATCACTGGTCGTATCGTCATGGAAACAGGCTCAGCACAAGAGATTCTACAAGGACAAATGTAGCTGTGTATTATTTAGCAAGGAGACAATGATCCACTATCAGGAGCATGCACGTGGTGTGGCTGTACGTgcctggctataattatccaAACTCATGGAATGGAGTATACTTAGCGTTatcttgtatatataattacaagcTAAATATACATgtgtctagtgtgtgtgtgggtgtgtgtgtgtgtgtgtgtgtgtgtgggtgtgtgtgtgtgtgtgttgggctGACCTCAGTGATGATAATCTTGTGGTTCATTTTGTCAAACACATTCACAGTGATGGCGTAGTCTCTacctagtctcgcgagcagacgtggaagggagggaacgtctggtcactattgcagcaattccgtgGACCCCTGCCAGAATGTTGGCAGTGCCAATCAGATTTATCCACGTCATAGTGGGCGGGTAACACCTCGTATATTTTcctattatagcataaaatgaACGTGAAAAGAAGGATTATTGACTCTAGCAAAGGCTAATTTTAGCATTGAACCATACCTGGCTGTGAAGGAACTCTAGGACAAGTCTGCTTGCGAGACTAGTCTCTACCCACCTTCAACATCCAGTTGTTGCCGGGGGCGATGGAGAAATCTGGAGAAGGGAGAATCATAAAAATGCACAATCAGCATTGTTTGTTTAACCCTTTGCTCACCAAGGTGATGAGGAGGGACGACGTGTATTCCAGCACTTGGTTTAGAGGCTGATGGAGTGTGTAACATGTCTGGAGGGTGGCTAAGAAAATGGTGACATCATCAACAAAGCCTCTAAgcaactgcacacacaaatacaaataCAAATACAATATTAGGACACTGATCAGACGAATGACATTTTAACCAAAATCGAATTATGTAACTTACAACTGTACACTCAAGTGTATTCACGAATGCCCACTTTAGAAGCGTACATTGACCAAACAAAAACAGAATTGGACGAGAAACTAGTCTAGTCTagctctttctaagctttaagCAAATaattgacattggatcaacggtactaaagttatggctgtttaaaTGTGTTTAACTACCCCTCCCCTCAAGAAGAGTACGATAGATATTTAATGGTTACTAAAGCACACTAACTACAAACAAAAGGATAatatgtactagcctcgttcaccGGCCTACCCTGGGatccaggctataattatatgtacatgacataattatgtacagtacatgaccttgcagtattgaccctaaacacacacctgggtacatactgtcaaggaggtcatgatgaacacacactaacctgagGAGATAGGTTCTCCCTGGAGAGTACGGAGGACAGGTACTGGTTGGAGGAAGCCGTGAGAACAGCTGCACCAGACACACCTCCCAGTTTCCCGATCACCTTCCCACGTACACACCTCTGCACAACGGCCCGGGAAATAGGTAGagtctgtggagtgtgtgtgcaggggaggGGGCGGTAAACACAAGCAGTGCAGAAGTGTGGGCAGTGAGCAAGTGTAGTTGTAGGAATTAATTTTCTGACAAAATAATCTTCCCAACACATACACTTCAAAAAACCTCAAGGCCATTTATTCCCAACAAACTGGActgaatgcatatacagtagttccttcacaagtccctaacacacatacacagctgtgCTTATGCAACCCTCACCTTCAGCTGCCTTGAGGAAGTATCCACTGCCATCTTTGGTGAAGGACACCTCCAGCAGCTACATGACACGGTCCAGTAGTCCATGGATCACTTCAAACCCGGGGGTACGACTataatacactgcacacaaccgACGATGGTTTCGTGTTCCCACATCTACAGCATAGGACACACAAATTAGTGAGCTTTGGCACTGCGAGCAATTAGCGGTTTTAAGACActttaattatatacaatagtGCTTTctcagagctacagaatgcgtcTTTGAGTTTGTTAAATAGGACgttcctaacacaagttatggcctctaaaagatagctctaaaaacaaacctgatttttcaacagccattactataataccgttgatccaatgtcaaaaatgttatgattttctgaaagcttagaaagagacctttcaaatgatgtgtttcgatccgaaattttgttggggcaatttgtcattttccaccttggaccatgggctattattcatggtatggccaaattgggaaataattatactgttttctctcaaatataaactttgatgacaagtctctttctaagctttcagaaaatcagaaaatcattgaaattgtatccacggaattcaagttatggcagctaaaagatagctctgaaaacaggcctgattctAAAAAAACACTCACGCCTTCCCCTAGAAAACAGAAGATTAATTAATGTTAGCACTTCCGTCTCTAAAAAACTGCTTACCTTGCAAACAGTGTCCTGGCCAGATAAAATCTCATTCTTCtgtggagtgaaccccagACCAGCCAGAATACAGCCAGctctgtgagtgagtgagcaCAGTGTGTAAGATGGTACTTGATCTACTGGGTACAGTCACCTTGCTGGTGCTTTGTCAGCGTCTATCTCCTGTAGTGGAAGGTATACCTCAGCCAGCTCATCAGAAGCGCTACACATACAGAGGGAGGGGCAGATGAAAGGTAAATAAAGTACTGAAAATAAGTACtgaaatatacacacaaaccataATCATACGAATGCTCACTAGCAGtcaaacacacagtacactacacactagGACACCTACACACTGGTAACCCTAATTATAGCTGGACACCAATTTGgtaataaaattcattattgtAATTTTACTGTACTTAAAACACCTCCCCCCACCCCTAGTATACAGACCTGCCTGCTGCTGTGTTCTTGTCCCCTGAGGCCATGCAGTAGCTCCCCCTCTCTAGCGAGCAGCTGCACTCTCTCAGTGTCACACTCGAGTACACTATCCAGTGCTAGTGTGTTGTCCCCAgtgacctcttgctccacgtgTAGTACACTCACACCAGCTGGTAGACGCAGCTCACGACACGCCATAGAGCAGAGGAGGGTGGACTTGCCAACACCTGcgcgtgtgtgaggggtgtggttaagGCAGGGGAGAGGCACACGTGTATCACTACAAGTATGCTAGCTGCATGGTTAGATATCTGACACTATGTCCGGTTTAATGtccaacctgtgtgtgtgtgtgggtgggagtgtgtgtgggtgggagtgtgtgggtggcataataattatacgtgatcattaattatttttattgcactataattatataataattattggacgctggaattcaccgagcaatattaagccacgttaaaattgtttttaggcctaaatctttgcaccaagcttaattaactattgactgtaactcagggtcacagcttgcaccagtatcccccctcccctacacacacacagtaggtacactgaCCAAGAGAAGCAACCTTGAGGGGAGCTCAGAGTGAAGAGTTGACCTTGACTCCAGTGCAGTGCTGGAGGGGACATAGGGAAGTAAAATCACCGGTAAGTTCAGCTTCCCCAGAGAGCTGGCTTCATGAAGGGAGCAGACGAGTGTGAGGACCATGACATGGCTGCTATCAAGGCTGCCTTCATCTTGATatccagtgcagtacagtatattaataggtacgtacgtacgtagttTAGCTAAAACAAGTCCCACATGGctttctgacctctgaccccaagcaacaccccctcatcttgagcagcccctcccccactttgTCGGCAAAGAACACATAATAAAATTGACAAAAAAGACAGCCAAAATaaccaaaataattatcacacaaaTAAACTAAGTacaaaataatgattaatATGCATAGGGTAGTCGAAAACTATTTCACACGTTTATGTCCTAAGGCTCCgagtccaattgtttgatgtggtgtagcacagtgtccatggagggtctgtcctgaggggagtgagagacacaggaggtgatgagtgggtggagctcccgccatacaccttccatactcgATAGCAGACGAACAAACAGTTCAGATTTCGGAAATGTTCGAGtcaccacttcacaagcaagcactccaaaactgtacacatcgatCTTTGTCGTCTGTTGTGGTGGTAGTTGTGGGGAGTACGGAGATTGAGGAAATGCCTCAGGGGCAGTGTACAGGATAGCACCTTCTCCAGGAGTAGTGGCATCTCGAGCTAGGTTGGCCGATCCAAAGTCAGAGAGTTTGGCAACCCATTTGTTGTTGGGTAGAGAGAGAAGGAGGACATTAGCAGAGCTCACATCTCTGTGGATGATGGGTTCCCTCTGTCGGTGGAGATAAACCAGAGCTGAGGAGATGTCTCCAAAGATCCTTCGCTTGTTGGGACCAACACGATTGTCTTGGTAGGCAGAACGTAGAGAGGTATCCAGGAGCTCTGTGACAATCATGGGACCTGTTTGCTCGTTGAGGACGGCAGCAACAAAGAGGACAAGGTTGGGGTGGCGGATCTGAGCCATAGTGCGAATCTCACGACGAATTCGATCCACCGTAGTCTGTCGTAGGATTTCAGGATACATTCGTTTTACGGCCACCGTTGTTCCTCTAAAAGTTCCCTTGGCAACGTAGCCCCAGGCCCCTCGGCCAAGAATCTCGTCCTCTCTAATAGACACCTCCTGTGGAGACACCTGCCAGAACTCCACCTCCTGAGGGTGGCTGTTATGATTGGTGGCTGAGAGAGAGACCACTCTTCGTTGGAGGACGTCCACTTGTCCTCTAAGGGTCCCTATCAGCTGTTGGTTTTCTGTGTCAGATATTTTTCGTTGATTGTTGGCATATGTTAGTTGTTCATTGGATCTTGCCCACTGTTCATTGGCAAGTGTTAGTTGTTGCTGTAGTTGAGTGTTTTCTTGGACTTTTTCAGCTACCTCTCGTTGAAGCTCTTGAATGTCTGAGCGTGATTGTATGAGCAGTTCATTAGCTCTTGTTAGTTGAAGTTGAATATCTTCCACAAGTGGGGTTGAGACTGTTTTAGTGACATCATTTTGTGACTTAGTCGATCTAAACCCTAGTCTTGCAAACAACGACTGTGTTCCCACTGCTTTAGGTGTTGCATCCTGTGCCAGTCCCATCTCTCTCAGCCTCCTCTCTGAGTCAGGGTTTCTGGACACTGTGGGATAGTGAACACATGTGACTGactacacatacactgtactagtAATAGCTTACCAGTGCAAATCTCTGCCTTGACTTGTTtacacagtgtatacacactCACGACCCCCCACATAGGTGTGTCCAGGGGGTAGTCCTTCACACGTACagaccctctccacacaccacTTACAAACCAGTGGACCTCCTTTTTCAGCGTCAGCAACATTCCCAAGGAATCACCCTCTACAAAATCATCAGTGTTGAAATCCAGTTTACAGTGTTTCTTGTCCTTGTAATAGAGAGTACGGCCACTAATATTCAGTAAATGCTTGTGATCCTCTCGCCATCTCAAATATGTTAACTGTGTCAGTGTCGAATTCTCCGGGTTCTCTCCAGTGAAACCAATTTGCTGTCAAAGAGAGCGGATTAATTtaatatacaagtacatgaaTAAGCTACAGATGATAAGAGATCCGAAGCGCTGGTAAAAATTAATACcttgcacacaccaaatgAGCTCTCACCATTCCACCAGCCCAACCTCCCTCTTTCTCTGTCACAGTGACCTTGAGCATCTGTACTTGTCCAACAACCACTGGCTTACTGGTGAACACTATACCATAGTTATGGCTCTTAGTCCTAGTGGCTACTGTGTTCCTCTTTGTTAGTTCAACATTCCTCCCCTTGTTCCTATATGGAAGGTAACGGGAGAGCTGCTCCATTCCACTCCACCAAACAAGACACCATCATCACTTGTAGCCATCTTGCAACactagccccacccccacattGCATGTTTACACATAACGCCCCCTCATTACATTCCATTTAACAACTTGTGTCGCAGTATCGGGTATAATTCTACGAGTATATCGTTATGCAGAATTACttgctaataatattatatgcaaacCAATAGCATAATGATATTGGTTGGGGTTCAAGAGCATTGTTCATCTGAATGGGCATCCCCGCCTAGGGGATTAACCCCTCAGCCTTTCGGGGGTTATATTTTAGCCAGATCTTGTTTTCTTTAAAATGGTATTTTACCACATATCTTTACGTCTATCTTTTGTTTGGGTGAGGAATGAGTCCCTTCGACTCACAAATACTCCCAAGCTGAGCCCAAACAACCCTTTATTGTCATTTATGTACCTTTTATTTACTCAGTCTGACGTATGTTATATTATCTCCATGATATTACAGATCTTTTTTTAGTTAGTGTATAGGAAGCCTATCTTGATTTCATGTATACCGGTATAATCATCATTATATAGATAATGTACTAAGGGCATGACGGAATTAGCTCCATAATTCAGACACAAGACACAAGGCACAACAACCAAAGTTAGAGAAGAACGATTACTTCTCGGctctttctataattatgatgctggGAAAAACTTAGCCAaggagtgcatgtgcatgcagagcTTGACCATGCAAATAACGCTTACTGTTAGCACTATTGCTCTGATTCTAAAGGAGTGGCCAGTATAGTAAAGAGGATTCAGGCCAATTGTGGATATGCGTGGACAAAGCGAGATTTTGTGAGTAGTCTACCGTCGTTGAACTGACTAAAAACGCCATGTAAGCTAATATAACATAGCATATGCAGAAGTGATTGTTGCGAGAGAGAGCGTCGGCTAATTAGTTATGTATTCCTCTAATATGGGATGCCAACACTGTAAAGTTAAATTTGGCTGTAATAGAGACCAGACATCTCTCCTCAGGTCTGCTAGCACCTGAGGCTATACCACGGCTGAGTTATCTGATTGGAAACGAACCGAATGTCTAACCCAGCGTTTGCCTGCTGCTATGATCATTTCTTTTATCGATATATAACTATATGGCAATCCTCCCTTGGGTTAGGCCATTGGAGTTGGAACCATTGTCCTGCTTCATAGGCACCGCTGCCCCATGTATAACAGTGAAACTATAGGGTTGTCCTTGATGCAGCGAACGAGCAAGAAGTGGCTTGTATTCCACTGTGAAGCAAATGTTGACCACCATTGAATGTCAGAACGTGCAGCGACATTCAGGCGGCGAAAGCCGTCTAAGTGATGGAATGTGGTAGATGCATCAATCAGTCACAAACATGCTGAGGTATATCCAATAAGGGACAGCAACCCCTTGTCCTCCCTGCCTTTATTTAGTTTAGTGCTCTACCATATTATAGTGAATTCCAATTTAATTAGCCATCCGCCCATCCCTGAGAATTTGCTAAGCTCCAAGAGGGGGGGGGCCGTTGCCTGTTCCGCGATTGTTTCATTATATCCACTGTATAACGCGTCTGCAGGAGATGAGCACTTTACTATTCCATTGCATGCGCACCTATATATAGCAATCATATAATACTGatacgataattatactgcaacataTCGTTGTTGATTCTATCATTGACGCTGGCGTTATAATAGATCAATAATAAGCCGCCATGCCATTTGCCTTTTTTGCAATGTTAATATATGGGACCTGTCCCTGAGGTTTTATCACCATGCATGCTGCTGCAGGTGTAGTCTTTGggcggaaatttcatgtaa comes from Halichondria panicea chromosome 3, odHalPani1.1, whole genome shotgun sequence and encodes:
- the LOC135333524 gene encoding uncharacterized protein LOC135333524, with product MTWINLIGTANILAGVHGIAAIVTRRSLPSTSARETRACFHDDTTSDRSYAILPSIDSDQQSQYSAPNIYTENEQLGKYEIMDGAPVRGESIPIRLFLAGYDLTPTMRDINKKFGVRYYLNLVLVDEEERRYFKQQEIVLWRKEKLWNMLPSISSLALIGLHYVCVCVTILSIV
- the LOC135333478 gene encoding uncharacterized protein LOC135333478 isoform X1 codes for the protein MDYWTVSCSCWRCPSPKMAVDTSSRQLKTLPISRAVVQRCVRGKVIGKLGGVSGAAVLTASSNQYLSSVLSRENLSPQLLRGFVDDVTIFLATLQTCYTLHQPLNQVLEYTSSLLITLISPSPPATTGC
- the LOC135333478 gene encoding uncharacterized protein LOC135333478 isoform X2, with the protein product MDYWTVSCSCWRCPSPKMAVDTSSRQLKTLPISRAVVQRCVRGKVIGKLGGVSGAAVLTASSNQYLSSVLSRENLSPQGLHGAGGGRQNWYGQGQGPSEGEGVTGGGA
- the LOC135333478 gene encoding ATP-binding cassette sub-family F member 3-like isoform X3, with protein sequence MASGDKNTAAGSASDELAEVYLPLQEIDADKAPARAGCILAGLGFTPQKNEILSGQDTVCKMWEHETIVGCVQCIIVVPPGLK
- the LOC135333445 gene encoding probable serine/threonine-protein kinase DDB_G0271682, coding for MEQLSRYLPYRNKGRNVELTKRNTVATRTKSHNYGIVFTSKPVVVGQVQMLKVTVTEKEGGWAGGMQIGFTGENPENSTLTQLTYLRWREDHKHLLNISGRTLYYKDKKHCKLDFNTDDFVEGDSLGMLLTLKKEVHWFVSGVWRGSVRVKDYPLDTPMWGVVSVYTLCKQVKAEICTVSRNPDSERRLREMGLAQDATPKAVGTQSLFARLGFRSTKSQNDVTKTVSTPLVEDIQLQLTRANELLIQSRSDIQELQREVAEKVQENTQLQQQLTLANEQWARSNEQLTYANNQRKISDTENQQLIGTLRGQVDVLQRRVVSLSATNHNSHPQEVEFWQVSPQEVSIREDEILGRGAWGYVAKGTFRGTTVAVKRMYPEILRQTTVDRIRREIRTMAQIRHPNLVLFVAAVLNEQTGPMIVTELLDTSLRSAYQDNRVGPNKRRIFGDISSALVYLHRQREPIIHRDVSSANVLLLSLPNNKWVAKLSDFGSANLARDATTPGEGAILYTAPEAFPQSPYSPQLPPQQTTKIDVYSFGVLACEVVTRTFPKSELFVRLLSSMEGVWRELHPLITSCVSHSPQDRPSMDTVLHHIKQLDSEP